Proteins co-encoded in one Waddlia chondrophila WSU 86-1044 genomic window:
- a CDS encoding transposase, translating into MKKRFSEEQIINVLNEVKAGLKVEEACRKYGISNATYYNWKAKFDGMVASDAKKLRSLEAENNKLKRLVAEQALDIVALKDVVSRKW; encoded by the coding sequence ATGAAAAAAAGATTTTCGGAAGAACAAATAATAAATGTTCTCAATGAAGTAAAAGCAGGTCTTAAAGTCGAAGAAGCCTGTCGCAAATACGGAATTTCAAATGCTACTTACTACAACTGGAAAGCTAAATTTGACGGTATGGTTGCTTCAGATGCAAAAAAGCTTCGCTCTCTTGAAGCAGAAAACAACAAGCTAAAGCGATTGGTTGCTGAGCAAGCTCTCGACATCGTAGCTTTGAAGGATGTTGTTTCGCGAAAGTGGTAA
- a CDS encoding IS3 family transposase: MQILVKQHKRSERRACQLVGVHRSVVRYSSRKQDETALITKIKQIAYEKRRFGYRRIHMILKREGVKVNHKKVYRIYRACGLKVLKRGGRKRAIGSRRAQDKPFARNQQWALDFVHDALANGRRIRLLTVIDTYTRECLRIFVDTSINGRKVTEILSEIMVANGKPKVVLSDNGTEFTSNTVLKWSSDQGIDWQYIEPGKPYQNGNIESFNGVNNGLKLTHFF; encoded by the coding sequence GTGCAAATTCTTGTAAAACAACACAAGAGAAGTGAGCGGCGCGCATGTCAGCTTGTTGGGGTTCATCGATCGGTTGTACGATACAGCTCAAGAAAACAAGATGAAACCGCTCTTATAACCAAGATAAAACAAATCGCTTACGAGAAACGGCGGTTTGGATATCGTCGCATACATATGATACTCAAACGCGAAGGCGTGAAAGTCAATCATAAAAAGGTGTACCGTATTTACCGTGCCTGTGGATTAAAGGTCCTGAAGAGAGGGGGAAGAAAACGCGCTATTGGCTCAAGAAGAGCTCAAGATAAACCTTTCGCTCGCAATCAACAGTGGGCTCTTGATTTTGTCCATGATGCTCTAGCTAATGGCAGGAGAATCAGGCTCCTGACTGTGATTGATACCTACACCAGAGAATGCCTTCGGATATTTGTGGACACATCTATAAATGGGAGGAAGGTAACAGAGATATTAAGCGAAATTATGGTTGCAAATGGAAAGCCAAAGGTAGTCCTTAGTGATAACGGAACAGAGTTTACCTCGAATACCGTGCTAAAATGGTCGTCTGATCAGGGAATAGATTGGCAATACATAGAGCCAGGGAAACCATATCAAAATGGTAACATAGAGAGTTTTAACGGTGTCAACAACGGTTTAAAATTGACCCACTTTTTCTAA
- the istB gene encoding IS21-like element helper ATPase IstB: MNLQHERIEDLCQKLNLIGIENQFQSLASEAVKEDKSYVDFLEQVLQSEYLARQTRRQNTLTRFAGFPSIKTLEQFDFSFAQGVDKKQIMGLASLGFIQRAENIVFLGPSGVGKTHLAIALGYLATQSGLKARFITAADLVVLLENAYKEGKYEVVFRNGILSSKLLIIDELGYLPLQRHQADHFFQVIAKRYEKGSTIVTSNLNFSQWDKSLSGDQALTSALLDRLLHHSHIIPIKGDSYRLKEKKKMGIFNPKEEG, encoded by the coding sequence ATGAATCTCCAACATGAGAGAATCGAAGATTTGTGCCAGAAGCTGAACTTGATCGGAATTGAGAACCAATTTCAATCCCTTGCATCAGAGGCTGTCAAAGAGGATAAAAGCTATGTGGATTTTTTAGAGCAAGTGTTGCAATCAGAGTATTTAGCGAGACAAACAAGAAGGCAAAATACCCTTACGCGATTTGCCGGTTTTCCCTCAATAAAGACTTTGGAGCAGTTTGATTTTAGCTTCGCTCAAGGAGTTGATAAAAAGCAAATAATGGGGTTGGCAAGCCTGGGATTCATCCAAAGAGCGGAAAACATTGTGTTTCTCGGTCCAAGTGGAGTTGGCAAAACCCACTTGGCAATAGCGTTGGGATATTTAGCCACCCAGTCAGGGTTAAAAGCTCGGTTTATCACAGCAGCAGACCTTGTGGTACTGCTTGAGAATGCGTATAAGGAGGGCAAATACGAAGTTGTGTTTCGCAATGGAATTTTATCATCCAAGTTATTGATTATTGATGAACTAGGATATTTGCCCCTGCAAAGGCATCAAGCAGATCATTTTTTCCAAGTCATTGCCAAGCGATACGAAAAAGGGTCGACAATAGTGACCTCGAACTTGAATTTTTCCCAATGGGACAAGTCTCTTTCCGGAGACCAGGCATTGACATCGGCTTTGTTGGACAGGCTGTTGCACCATAGCCACATCATTCCGATTAAGGGAGACAGCTATCGTTTAAAAGAAAAAAAGAAGATGGGAATTTTTAATCCCAAAGAAGAAGGCTAA
- the istA gene encoding IS21 family transposase gives MEIQILRKQGKGIRQIANELCLSRNTVRKYLRSKKPPKYHSNQKRPSKLDPFKAFLEKRIKNAGRHFIPATVLYREIKELGYQGGITILRDWVRKGKKQVESQKRVVRFETPPGHQAQVDWTVVSKGLYAFVMILGYSRCAYVEFVQSTNEESLMRCHQNAFEYFGGFCKELLYDNMKTVVIQRDKYGPSQHGFQKAFWDFSKHWGFIPRLCRPYRAKTKGKVERFIGYLKRSFYYPLVTKEDHDLYSLNYEVKKWLSEIANKRWIKELKSTPQRRFVEESKHLQPLAPAYFSDKRCQIRQIEIVRPHPLEIYEMTGDMI, from the coding sequence ATGGAAATTCAAATTTTAAGAAAACAAGGAAAGGGAATTCGACAGATAGCCAATGAACTATGTTTGTCGAGAAACACAGTAAGGAAATATTTAAGATCAAAGAAGCCGCCAAAATATCACTCAAACCAGAAGCGGCCATCGAAATTGGATCCATTTAAAGCGTTTCTTGAAAAACGGATAAAAAATGCCGGGCGCCATTTTATTCCGGCTACTGTTCTGTATCGCGAGATCAAAGAACTCGGCTATCAAGGAGGGATTACAATTTTGCGAGACTGGGTAAGAAAAGGAAAAAAGCAAGTAGAGTCCCAAAAAAGAGTTGTGCGATTTGAAACTCCTCCTGGGCATCAGGCTCAGGTGGACTGGACAGTGGTAAGCAAAGGGTTATACGCTTTCGTCATGATCTTGGGATACAGCAGATGCGCATACGTTGAGTTTGTTCAATCCACGAACGAAGAGAGCCTGATGAGATGTCATCAAAATGCATTTGAGTATTTTGGCGGTTTTTGTAAGGAGTTGTTGTACGACAACATGAAAACCGTTGTCATTCAAAGGGATAAATATGGGCCATCTCAACATGGTTTTCAGAAGGCTTTTTGGGACTTTTCTAAACACTGGGGATTCATCCCCCGTCTATGCCGTCCATACAGAGCTAAAACCAAAGGAAAAGTCGAGAGATTCATCGGATATTTAAAACGCAGTTTCTATTATCCTCTGGTGACAAAGGAAGATCACGACCTCTATTCTTTGAACTATGAAGTAAAGAAATGGCTGTCGGAAATTGCAAACAAGCGATGGATCAAAGAGTTGAAGTCAACTCCCCAACGAAGGTTTGTGGAAGAATCTAAGCATTTGCAGCCATTGGCTCCCGCTTATTTTTCCGATAAAAGATGTCAAATACGACAAATTGAAATTGTCCGACCACACCCTTTAGAGATCTATGAAATGACGGGGGATATGATATGA
- a CDS encoding integrase core domain-containing protein, which produces MGQNSTAQLGHFITVANNGKLRDECLNENWFLNLSDARRIVGKWANEYNLYRPHSALGGLTPHELASQLSECLNSSEKMLQLTGTSS; this is translated from the coding sequence GTGGGTCAAAATTCAACCGCTCAGCTGGGTCATTTTATCACCGTTGCTAACAACGGCAAGCTTCGAGATGAATGTTTGAATGAAAATTGGTTTTTAAATTTATCAGATGCAAGGAGAATTGTCGGAAAGTGGGCTAATGAATACAATTTATATCGTCCACATAGTGCACTTGGAGGACTGACGCCTCACGAGCTGGCTAGCCAGCTCAGTGAGTGTTTGAACTCTAGTGAAAAAATGCTACAGTTAACAGGAACCTCTAGTTGA
- the ung gene encoding uracil-DNA glycosylase, with protein MVDIRTSSKNCMIEPSWDQVLADEFKKDYMKNLSNFLVKERSHHSIYPPRNLVFNAFKHTPYDKVRVVIVGQDPYHGPGQAHGLSFSVPENVPAPPSLQNIFKEIHDDLGLPIPIKGNLVSWAEQGVLLLNAVLTVRAHSANSHQGKGWERFTDSVIAKLCQKKDPLIFVLWGNYAKKKVEHVAEFKEHPALSVLTAAHPSPLAAHKGFFGCRHFSKINEILTQNKLDPINWML; from the coding sequence ATGGTCGATATACGTACGAGCAGTAAAAACTGCATGATCGAACCCTCATGGGATCAAGTGCTTGCAGATGAATTCAAAAAAGACTACATGAAAAACCTCTCAAATTTCCTCGTCAAAGAACGCTCCCATCATTCAATCTACCCTCCTAGAAATCTTGTATTCAACGCCTTTAAACATACGCCCTATGATAAAGTTCGCGTTGTCATTGTCGGACAAGATCCCTACCACGGACCTGGACAAGCACACGGTCTTTCATTCAGTGTGCCGGAAAACGTTCCTGCTCCTCCATCTTTGCAAAATATCTTCAAAGAAATTCACGACGATCTCGGACTTCCTATCCCAATAAAGGGAAATCTCGTTTCCTGGGCAGAACAAGGCGTTCTTTTGCTTAACGCCGTTCTCACAGTTCGTGCACATAGCGCCAACTCACACCAAGGAAAAGGATGGGAAAGATTCACTGACTCTGTCATTGCAAAGCTTTGCCAAAAAAAAGATCCTCTCATCTTTGTTCTCTGGGGAAACTACGCGAAGAAAAAAGTCGAGCACGTTGCCGAATTCAAAGAACATCCGGCATTAAGTGTGCTCACAGCTGCACATCCCTCTCCTCTTGCTGCTCACAAAGGGTTTTTTGGGTGCCGACACTTCTCAAAAATTAACGAGATTTTAACCCAAAATAAACTCGATCCTATTAATTGGATGTTATAA
- a CDS encoding zinc-ribbon domain-containing protein, translating to MPKQATEKNNLQTTHPEIAKRWHPSKNETKKPIDFTYGSGKKAWWICNNCSETYEATIQSQTRGHRCPYCSGRNFRPGYSFADLFPHFVLEWHPRKNSCKPHEISPYNSRRIWWQCLRGHEWLTALGNRTRLQSGCPHCSPATSKVELKFFAEIKYVFFTAVQRKIIDGIECDIFIEKYQLGVEVDGGYYHQGKQDKDKKKKDKLSSLGINIFNIRGSSLEKLSPSDILFDESGTIKNQMTSLHRSVKEFIHKTLQVVELIEPEKSKAKEYLQSSNLMNEAYADQLIQNFLQPDQSLDKTHPELCKEWDFEKNGSKTPQAFTFGSGIEVWWKCQQNHSWLATILSRTKANNGKGSGCPFCRGYYPDECNNLAVQNPQLASELHPSKNGNITAFTLTPRSNQRIWWYCKTCENEWEATVWNRHKGSGCPVCANDDRAKSQRKKTVEKNGSLDKTHPSIAKEWHPTKNNHLTSLEFSAGSNHAAWWRCRSGHEWKARIADRCLDNNGCKICKGKEASAENNLALSNPEVICEWDFNRNAPLSPFDVLPGSDVEVFWVCPRNPSHSFKSKIYDKTRSKKGGCPYCSGKKVLPEDSLKIKHPEIAADWDFSKNERNPINELPGSAKKVWWMCKNGHEKYSEIRGRVSSKGCPSCKGK from the coding sequence ATGCCTAAACAAGCTACCGAGAAAAATAATCTTCAAACAACTCATCCTGAAATTGCAAAAAGATGGCATCCATCTAAAAATGAAACTAAGAAACCAATTGATTTTACATACGGTAGTGGCAAGAAGGCGTGGTGGATTTGTAACAATTGTTCAGAAACTTATGAGGCAACAATTCAAAGTCAAACTAGGGGTCATAGATGCCCATATTGTTCTGGTCGAAATTTCCGTCCAGGTTACAGCTTTGCTGACTTATTTCCACATTTTGTTTTAGAGTGGCATCCGAGGAAAAACTCATGTAAACCACATGAGATTTCCCCCTATAACAGTCGCAGAATATGGTGGCAGTGTTTAAGAGGTCATGAATGGTTAACAGCTTTAGGAAATAGAACAAGATTACAATCAGGCTGCCCTCATTGTTCTCCCGCAACATCTAAAGTCGAATTAAAATTCTTTGCTGAAATAAAATATGTATTTTTTACTGCAGTTCAGAGAAAGATTATAGATGGGATTGAATGCGATATCTTTATTGAAAAATATCAATTAGGGGTCGAGGTGGATGGTGGCTATTATCATCAGGGTAAACAAGATAAAGATAAGAAAAAAAAAGATAAGCTATCTTCGTTAGGTATTAATATTTTCAATATTAGAGGTTCTAGTTTAGAAAAATTAAGTCCTAGTGATATTTTATTTGATGAATCAGGAACAATCAAAAATCAAATGACCAGTCTCCATAGGAGTGTAAAAGAGTTCATACATAAAACGTTGCAAGTAGTTGAACTTATCGAGCCTGAAAAATCAAAAGCTAAAGAATATCTTCAGAGCTCAAATTTAATGAATGAAGCTTATGCAGATCAATTGATTCAGAATTTTTTACAACCAGATCAATCTTTAGATAAAACTCATCCCGAATTATGTAAGGAATGGGACTTTGAGAAAAATGGCTCTAAAACCCCACAAGCCTTTACATTTGGATCTGGAATAGAAGTTTGGTGGAAATGTCAACAAAACCACTCTTGGCTCGCTACAATATTAAGTCGCACTAAAGCTAATAATGGAAAGGGAAGCGGATGCCCTTTTTGTAGAGGTTATTATCCTGACGAATGTAATAACTTAGCAGTGCAGAATCCGCAACTTGCTTCAGAGCTACATCCTTCTAAGAATGGGAATATCACAGCTTTCACATTAACCCCTAGGTCTAATCAAAGGATTTGGTGGTACTGTAAGACTTGTGAAAATGAATGGGAAGCTACGGTTTGGAATCGCCATAAAGGATCTGGTTGTCCTGTATGTGCTAACGATGACAGAGCAAAATCTCAAAGGAAAAAAACTGTGGAAAAAAATGGATCTTTAGATAAAACACATCCGTCAATTGCTAAAGAATGGCATCCAACAAAAAATAATCATCTAACTTCTTTAGAATTCTCAGCTGGAAGTAATCATGCGGCATGGTGGAGGTGTAGGAGTGGGCATGAGTGGAAAGCTAGAATAGCTGATCGATGTTTAGACAATAATGGATGTAAAATTTGTAAAGGAAAGGAAGCCTCTGCTGAAAATAATTTAGCCTTGAGTAATCCCGAAGTCATCTGTGAGTGGGATTTTAATAGAAATGCTCCCCTTTCCCCATTTGATGTTTTGCCTGGGAGTGATGTTGAAGTCTTTTGGGTTTGTCCAAGAAATCCTTCTCATTCTTTCAAATCAAAAATTTACGACAAAACACGATCCAAAAAAGGTGGCTGTCCTTATTGTTCTGGAAAAAAGGTTTTACCGGAAGATAGCCTTAAAATAAAGCACCCTGAAATTGCTGCTGATTGGGATTTCTCTAAAAACGAGAGAAATCCGATAAACGAATTGCCTGGAAGCGCAAAGAAGGTGTGGTGGATGTGTAAAAATGGACATGAAAAATATAGCGAAATTCGTGGTCGTGTTTCTTCAAAAGGATGTCCTTCATGCAAAGGAAAGTAG
- a CDS encoding zinc-ribbon domain-containing protein, with translation MSKNKRQKISENLIREWHPVKNGDMDPNKLFAKSGKRPWWLCNMCGHEWQAPIYHRSNGTACPKCKAKSAWTKHFSSILKSRGCLAEQQPHLVLEWHPTKNGDLSPENVTSSSGKKVWWQCSKGKDHEWEATISNRTKGRGCPICSGRKVVLSNSLSTTHPKVADEWHPTKNGFLRPSDVTYASHKKVWWLCSKGHEWIVAVSNRTSRGKSECPHCLKLVIGQRRIASLIKRDGSLAERSPEIASQWHPTKNGTHTPSEFTVGSGYRAWWRCSKGHEWCVPISARKNHGCPKCTYQTSQLEIRIYVELKSIFSKVMWRKRVAGRECDIFIPGLKLAFEVDGYPWHKDREDQDKLKNTHFYTNDITLVRLRDERLGTTGEYDIFYRKKESHLQIIVRLLNYIKKEFYFSASETKNIDEYLSKRKIVNEELFKKILNDVWKVPEEESIAHLFPDLVLDWDYKKNSYLAPKSFSPGSEVSVYWKCKNNPSHVWKGKINSRVKSKGCPFCSGKRVSVDNALNTLHPSLALQWDYEKNRPLKPSEVTAGSSKKVWWKCSCGFSWKASVWRRVQSGNKECLECYNKNNRGKNGIRKAVLNKGSFVDNSPYLAKEWHPTKNGSLLPSMLSCGSSINVWWKCPKGDDHEWQNSIVSRIQHPTCPYCCGKKVSLKNSLAYCFPNLAQEWHPTKNSLSPKEVTKCSGRKVWWKCPKGHEWETAVTARRKGNGCPFCSGKKASSFDNFELSYPEIAKEWHPIKNGASTPSCFRPNSNVKVWWLCSKNAEHMWETSIASRTRGTGCPFCAGKKTSSSYNLAVINPSLSSEWNYQKNISISPREVTPNSGKKVWWQCSMGHEWEATINNRAKGRGCPICKKSQFNKTKKS, from the coding sequence ATGTCGAAAAACAAGCGACAAAAAATATCAGAAAATCTGATTCGAGAATGGCATCCCGTTAAAAATGGAGATATGGATCCAAATAAATTATTTGCAAAAAGTGGTAAACGTCCTTGGTGGCTTTGTAACATGTGCGGTCATGAGTGGCAGGCACCGATATACCACAGATCAAACGGTACAGCCTGTCCTAAATGTAAAGCAAAATCTGCATGGACTAAACACTTCTCCTCCATATTGAAAAGTAGGGGTTGTCTGGCTGAGCAACAACCTCATTTAGTGCTTGAGTGGCATCCTACGAAAAATGGGGACTTATCACCGGAAAATGTTACTTCTTCTAGTGGAAAAAAAGTCTGGTGGCAATGCTCAAAAGGTAAAGATCATGAGTGGGAAGCGACTATTTCAAACCGAACGAAAGGAAGAGGTTGTCCCATCTGTTCCGGAAGAAAAGTGGTTTTATCTAACAGTCTATCAACAACGCATCCCAAAGTAGCAGATGAATGGCACCCAACAAAAAATGGCTTTTTGAGACCATCTGACGTCACTTATGCCAGTCATAAAAAAGTATGGTGGCTGTGTTCAAAGGGGCATGAATGGATTGTAGCTGTTTCAAACAGGACAAGTAGAGGAAAAAGTGAATGTCCACATTGTTTAAAATTGGTTATAGGTCAACGACGAATAGCATCATTAATCAAACGTGATGGATCATTAGCTGAAAGATCTCCTGAAATTGCTTCCCAATGGCATCCAACAAAAAATGGGACTCACACACCGTCCGAATTTACAGTAGGTAGTGGATATAGAGCATGGTGGCGCTGTTCTAAGGGACATGAATGGTGCGTTCCTATTAGTGCTCGAAAAAATCATGGTTGTCCTAAATGTACTTACCAGACGTCTCAATTGGAAATTCGCATTTATGTTGAGCTAAAGAGTATTTTTTCGAAAGTGATGTGGCGTAAACGTGTGGCTGGGCGTGAGTGCGATATTTTTATCCCAGGATTAAAATTGGCTTTTGAAGTTGATGGATATCCTTGGCATAAAGACAGGGAAGACCAAGATAAACTTAAAAATACTCATTTCTATACAAATGATATAACTCTTGTACGGTTAAGGGACGAGCGTCTAGGTACTACTGGTGAGTATGACATTTTTTATCGGAAAAAAGAATCTCATTTACAAATTATTGTTCGTCTTTTGAATTATATAAAAAAAGAATTTTATTTTTCTGCTTCCGAAACAAAAAACATAGATGAGTATCTTTCCAAAAGGAAAATTGTTAATGAAGAACTTTTTAAAAAAATACTTAATGATGTATGGAAGGTACCTGAAGAAGAGAGTATAGCTCATCTCTTTCCTGATTTAGTTTTAGATTGGGATTATAAAAAAAATAGTTACTTGGCTCCAAAGAGTTTTTCTCCAGGAAGTGAAGTTTCGGTCTATTGGAAATGTAAAAATAATCCTTCTCATGTCTGGAAAGGAAAAATCAATAGTCGTGTCAAAAGTAAAGGCTGTCCATTTTGTTCAGGAAAGCGTGTTTCTGTTGATAATGCGCTTAATACATTACACCCTTCCCTCGCTCTTCAATGGGACTATGAAAAAAACAGACCCCTTAAACCTTCTGAGGTAACAGCAGGAAGCAGCAAAAAGGTTTGGTGGAAATGTTCTTGTGGTTTTTCATGGAAAGCATCTGTTTGGAGAAGAGTTCAAAGTGGAAATAAGGAGTGTCTTGAATGTTATAATAAAAATAATAGAGGTAAAAATGGCATTAGAAAGGCCGTTCTCAATAAAGGCTCTTTTGTTGATAACTCTCCATATTTAGCGAAAGAATGGCATCCGACAAAAAATGGTTCGTTACTCCCGTCAATGTTAAGTTGTGGAAGCAGTATTAATGTGTGGTGGAAGTGTCCCAAAGGTGATGATCACGAATGGCAGAATAGTATTGTTTCTCGTATTCAGCATCCCACTTGTCCTTACTGTTGTGGTAAAAAAGTTTCTTTAAAAAATTCCCTAGCTTATTGCTTTCCAAATTTAGCACAAGAATGGCATCCGACTAAAAATTCTCTAAGCCCTAAAGAAGTTACAAAGTGTAGTGGCAGAAAGGTTTGGTGGAAATGTCCAAAAGGTCATGAATGGGAAACCGCAGTAACAGCACGAAGAAAAGGAAATGGATGTCCATTTTGTTCAGGAAAAAAAGCTAGTAGTTTTGACAACTTTGAATTGTCTTACCCCGAGATTGCTAAAGAATGGCATCCTATAAAAAATGGTGCGTCTACTCCATCTTGTTTTCGTCCTAATTCTAATGTCAAAGTCTGGTGGTTATGTTCTAAAAATGCTGAGCATATGTGGGAAACTTCCATTGCAAGTAGAACGAGAGGTACTGGGTGTCCATTTTGCGCAGGAAAAAAAACTTCGTCCTCTTATAACCTTGCAGTGATAAATCCTTCTCTATCAAGTGAGTGGAATTATCAAAAAAACATTTCTATTTCTCCTAGAGAGGTGACTCCAAATTCAGGTAAAAAAGTGTGGTGGCAGTGTTCTATGGGACACGAATGGGAAGCGACTATTAATAATAGAGCGAAAGGCAGGGGGTGCCCAATTTGTAAAAAAAGTCAATTTAACAAAACAAAAAAATCATAG